One genomic region from Nocardia vinacea encodes:
- a CDS encoding zinc-binding dehydrogenase has translation MRALVVDHSAPSGLRIDRVPDPRPTPNQALIRVTATSLNYGEVRFGLADAPDGAVLGWDAAGIVERAAADGSGPAVGTLVVTLGADGAWAELRAVDTDLISTVPAHADPGAISTIPVAGASALRALHRLGPILGRRVLVTGAAGGVGRYAVQLARMGGAHVIAATGNPAAHGASLEALGAGEVIAEPAALRTPVDGVVDMVGGRQLVDAYQRMSEGGTLVALGHSAGQEETFPFGALFGDQGRDNRSIVTFFLLSCPNLSPDLKWLATQVAAGNLDPNISWRGDWTQAADAIDALLSRRLHGKAVLDLR, from the coding sequence ATGCGCGCATTGGTTGTCGACCATTCCGCTCCGTCCGGTCTGCGGATCGATCGGGTTCCCGACCCGCGACCAACCCCGAATCAGGCGTTGATCCGAGTGACGGCAACCTCACTCAACTACGGGGAGGTCCGGTTCGGGCTGGCCGATGCCCCCGACGGCGCGGTTCTCGGATGGGATGCGGCCGGAATCGTGGAACGCGCCGCCGCCGATGGATCGGGTCCGGCGGTCGGCACGCTGGTGGTGACGCTCGGTGCGGACGGGGCATGGGCGGAACTGCGCGCGGTCGATACCGACCTGATCAGCACCGTCCCCGCCCACGCGGACCCGGGTGCGATCAGCACCATTCCGGTAGCGGGTGCGAGCGCATTGCGGGCGTTGCATCGGCTCGGACCGATTCTGGGTCGGCGCGTGCTGGTCACCGGTGCTGCGGGCGGGGTCGGACGGTATGCGGTCCAGCTCGCGCGGATGGGCGGCGCGCACGTCATCGCGGCTACCGGAAATCCAGCCGCCCATGGTGCGAGCCTGGAGGCACTGGGGGCGGGCGAAGTCATCGCCGAGCCCGCGGCACTGCGGACTCCGGTTGACGGAGTGGTGGATATGGTCGGCGGTCGCCAGTTGGTCGACGCCTATCAGCGCATGTCCGAAGGCGGCACGCTGGTCGCGCTCGGCCACTCCGCGGGTCAGGAGGAGACTTTCCCATTCGGTGCACTCTTCGGCGATCAAGGCCGCGACAACCGCTCGATCGTCACCTTCTTCCTGCTGTCGTGCCCGAACCTCAGCCCGGACCTGAAATGGCTCGCCACCCAAGTCGCCGCGGGAAACCTGGACCCCAACATCTCCTGGCGCGGCGACTGGACACAGGCAGCCGATGCGATCGACGCGCTCCTCTCCCGCCGCCTGCACGGCAAGGCAGTCCTCGATCTACGCTGA
- a CDS encoding ABC transporter permease: MIRDSAIVAYRNLLTILRVPTLLVTATIQPLMFVFLFAYIFGASLGGGQYREFLLAGIFTQTVAFNAAFTTVGLAGDLEKGIIDRMRTLPMSRLAVLMGRTLSDLAVNILSLVVMVGCGYIVGWRINGGIVDAVLAFAIILLFAFAMSWVGAITGLFSPTVEVAQSAGLIWLFPLTFISSAFISAESLPGPLRTVAEWNPITAVSAAGRKLFDNGAPPSFGTPSGWPADHCIVYAVACSLAILVVVVPLALLRYRKVASK; the protein is encoded by the coding sequence ATCATCCGGGACAGCGCCATCGTGGCGTACCGGAATCTGCTAACCATCCTGCGGGTCCCGACCCTGCTGGTGACCGCGACGATCCAGCCGCTGATGTTCGTCTTCCTGTTCGCCTACATCTTCGGCGCGTCACTCGGCGGCGGCCAGTATCGCGAATTCCTGCTCGCCGGAATCTTCACCCAGACAGTCGCTTTCAACGCCGCCTTCACCACGGTCGGCCTGGCGGGTGATCTGGAGAAGGGCATCATCGACCGCATGCGGACGCTGCCGATGTCGCGGCTGGCAGTGCTGATGGGGCGCACACTCTCGGATCTGGCGGTGAATATCCTGAGCCTGGTCGTCATGGTCGGTTGCGGGTATATCGTCGGCTGGCGCATCAACGGCGGGATCGTCGATGCCGTGTTGGCATTCGCGATAATTCTGCTGTTCGCGTTCGCTATGTCCTGGGTCGGGGCTATCACCGGTCTGTTTTCACCCACCGTCGAAGTCGCCCAGAGCGCGGGCCTGATCTGGCTGTTCCCGTTGACGTTCATCTCCTCGGCCTTCATCTCGGCGGAATCGCTGCCCGGTCCGCTGCGCACCGTCGCCGAATGGAACCCCATCACCGCCGTTTCCGCCGCCGGGCGGAAGCTCTTCGACAACGGCGCACCCCCGAGCTTCGGCACCCCATCCGGTTGGCCCGCCGACCACTGCATCGTCTACGCGGTGGCGTGTTCTCTCGCCATCCTGGTGGTGGTCGTGCCGTTGGCATTGCTGCGCTACCGCAAGGTCGCCAGTAAGTAG
- a CDS encoding TetR family transcriptional regulator, whose amino-acid sequence MADAVTDRLPLRERKKLRTRQALIDTALDLFTERGFDNTTLDELCDAVDVSKRTFFRTFTSKEDVAMAPLQDLWGAFLTGLSTRRPGGGTLLHVLQEALFVALDQMPSDGWADRAIRSHRLAQSTPSMAAHNLQFCDRTVREALALLTVRFALDPADQRPRLVLDILIAAFHRALDAWSSRSDPIDTPTLTTDLRAAFAAIPSALTLTPKPLRSL is encoded by the coding sequence ATGGCTGATGCTGTGACCGACCGGCTGCCGCTGCGCGAGCGCAAAAAACTGCGGACCAGGCAGGCGCTGATCGACACCGCACTCGACCTGTTCACCGAACGCGGATTCGACAACACCACCCTCGACGAACTCTGCGATGCCGTCGACGTCTCCAAGCGCACGTTCTTCCGCACTTTCACCAGCAAAGAAGACGTCGCCATGGCACCGCTGCAGGACCTATGGGGGGCTTTCCTCACCGGCCTGTCCACCCGCCGGCCCGGCGGTGGCACCCTGCTGCACGTCTTGCAGGAAGCCTTGTTCGTGGCACTGGACCAGATGCCGAGCGACGGCTGGGCCGACCGCGCCATCCGCAGCCATCGACTCGCCCAGAGCACTCCCTCGATGGCCGCACACAATCTGCAATTCTGCGACCGAACCGTCCGCGAAGCCCTCGCCCTACTGACCGTCCGCTTCGCCCTCGACCCCGCCGATCAGCGCCCCCGACTGGTCCTCGACATCCTCATCGCCGCATTCCATCGTGCCCTCGACGCCTGGAGCTCCCGCTCCGACCCCATCGACACCCCCACCCTCACAACAGATCTCCGCGCTGCCTTCGCAGCCATCCCCAGCGCCCTCACCCTGACCCCGAAACCCCTGCGTTCTCTCTGA
- a CDS encoding ATP-binding cassette domain-containing protein → MSLAVEVRGLVKTYGRVRVLDEVDLQIPAGTVMALLGPNGAGKTTAVRIVTTLLRPCAGSVRVAGIDVLRDPATARRRIGLSGQYAAVDANLTGYENLRMVARLYGMSHRQATSRAAELLSTFGLDHAAHRRAGTYSGGMARRLDLAGALVARPAVVVLDEPTTGLDPRGRLDMWRVIGDLVDDGTTVLLTTQYLQEADQLADRITVIDRGRVIAKGSADELKTSIGGDRLTVTLAPGQDVLPALTILAQVGIGEPTHDLGADEVSIVVADGSRTMVEALRRLDDAGVCVIDAGVHRPSLDDVFMSLTGTAAHELEPEIDDVQEEILS, encoded by the coding sequence GTGAGTCTGGCGGTAGAGGTGCGCGGCCTGGTCAAGACTTACGGCCGGGTGCGGGTGCTGGACGAGGTCGACCTACAGATTCCGGCGGGCACGGTGATGGCGCTGCTCGGGCCCAACGGCGCGGGTAAGACGACGGCGGTGCGCATCGTCACCACCCTGCTGCGGCCCTGTGCCGGATCGGTGCGGGTGGCGGGCATCGACGTCTTGCGCGATCCGGCGACCGCGCGGCGGCGCATCGGGCTGTCCGGTCAGTACGCGGCGGTCGATGCCAACCTGACCGGATACGAGAATCTGCGCATGGTGGCGCGGCTGTACGGAATGTCGCATCGGCAGGCCACCTCTCGTGCGGCGGAATTGCTGAGCACCTTCGGCCTGGACCATGCGGCGCACCGTCGCGCCGGTACCTATTCCGGCGGTATGGCGCGGCGGCTCGACCTCGCCGGTGCTTTGGTGGCGCGGCCCGCGGTGGTGGTGCTCGACGAGCCGACCACCGGCCTGGATCCGCGGGGCCGTCTCGATATGTGGCGCGTCATCGGCGATCTCGTCGACGACGGCACCACGGTGCTGCTCACCACCCAGTATCTTCAAGAGGCCGACCAGCTCGCCGACCGCATCACGGTCATCGATCGCGGGCGGGTTATCGCCAAGGGTTCGGCCGATGAGCTGAAGACCTCCATCGGCGGCGACCGGCTCACCGTCACGCTGGCTCCGGGCCAGGACGTGCTGCCGGCGCTGACGATCCTCGCGCAGGTCGGTATCGGTGAGCCGACCCACGATCTGGGCGCGGACGAAGTCTCCATCGTGGTCGCCGACGGCTCCCGCACCATGGTCGAAGCGCTGCGCAGGCTCGACGACGCCGGGGTGTGCGTGATCGACGCCGGCGTGCACCGGCCCAGTCTCGACGACGTATTCATGTCCCTCACCGGGACCGCCGCGCACGAACTCGAGCCGGAAATCGACGATGTACAAGAGGAGATCTTGTCTTGA
- a CDS encoding RNA polymerase-binding protein RbpA yields MADRVLRGSRLGAVSYETDRDHDLAPRRIARYRTDNGEEFDVPFADDAEIPPTWLCRNGQEGTLMEGTTQETKKVKPPRTHWDMLLERRSKEELEELLKERLDLLKTRRRV; encoded by the coding sequence ATGGCAGATCGCGTACTCCGGGGCAGTCGGCTCGGAGCGGTGAGCTACGAAACCGATCGCGACCACGACCTGGCCCCGCGACGGATTGCTCGGTACCGGACCGATAACGGCGAGGAGTTCGACGTCCCCTTCGCCGACGACGCCGAGATCCCCCCGACCTGGCTCTGCCGCAACGGCCAGGAGGGCACCCTCATGGAGGGCACCACCCAGGAGACCAAGAAGGTCAAGCCGCCGCGCACCCACTGGGACATGCTGCTGGAGCGTCGCAGCAAGGAAGAGCTGGAGGAGCTGCTGAAGGAGCGGCTGGATCTGCTCAAGACGCGGCGTCGGGTTTAG